One genomic segment of Dehalogenimonas alkenigignens includes these proteins:
- a CDS encoding uroporphyrinogen decarboxylase family protein, with translation MMTKRDRIKASIEGKAADRSPVGFWRHWPGDDQSPGSLAGVALAFQRRYDLDFIKLPVSSVYCVEDYGITHAYKGSIMGDREYLTRVVVNAGDWLKLEPLDINRGTYGWHLEALKSLIQDKDEHTPVIVTMFHPLAMAAYLSGDDTLIAHLRQHPSAVQAALNALAETSARFARACIELGADGIFLSARFASHELLNAAEYRRFGRPADLKVLNAASKGWFNVLHLHGPHPMVHELADYPVQALNWHDRTSDINLKQAAGCFAGALMGGIEQTLMAQGTPDQIAAQAREAIAAMNGRRLILTPGCTYSLAVPEANLMAVRRAVEELPESSAGSA, from the coding sequence ATGATGACCAAGCGTGATCGTATCAAAGCTTCTATCGAGGGCAAGGCAGCAGACCGCAGCCCGGTAGGCTTCTGGAGGCATTGGCCGGGTGATGACCAGTCACCCGGTTCCCTCGCAGGTGTCGCACTTGCGTTTCAACGCCGCTATGACCTGGATTTCATAAAGCTCCCGGTGTCATCTGTTTACTGCGTAGAGGACTATGGCATCACCCATGCCTACAAAGGCAGCATCATGGGCGACCGTGAATACCTGACGCGTGTTGTCGTTAATGCCGGTGACTGGCTGAAGCTGGAGCCTCTGGACATTAACCGCGGCACGTATGGATGGCATCTTGAAGCGTTAAAGTCTTTGATCCAAGATAAGGATGAACACACTCCGGTGATCGTGACCATGTTCCATCCCCTGGCCATGGCCGCCTACCTTTCAGGCGATGATACACTGATCGCCCACCTGCGGCAGCACCCCTCAGCTGTTCAGGCTGCTTTAAACGCGCTCGCGGAAACCTCAGCCCGTTTCGCCCGGGCCTGTATCGAATTGGGAGCCGACGGGATTTTCCTTTCGGCCCGGTTCGCCAGTCACGAATTGTTGAACGCCGCAGAATACCGGCGTTTCGGGCGTCCTGCCGATCTTAAAGTATTGAATGCCGCTTCAAAAGGTTGGTTCAACGTTCTGCATCTGCACGGTCCGCATCCGATGGTGCACGAATTAGCAGACTATCCGGTTCAGGCGCTGAACTGGCACGACCGCACTTCAGACATCAATTTGAAGCAAGCCGCCGGTTGTTTCGCCGGCGCTCTGATGGGCGGCATTGAGCAGACCTTGATGGCGCAGGGAACGCCGGATCAGATCGCTGCCCAGGCCCGCGAAGCCATCGCCGCCATGAACGGACGCCGGCTGATATTGACGCCGGGATGCACTTATTCGCTGGCCGTACCGGAAGCTAACCTGATGGCGGTGCGCCGTGCGGTTGAAGAGCTGCCGGAATCATCAGCCGGATCAGCATAA
- a CDS encoding response regulator transcription factor, giving the protein MHFVIADRQHSTRSALKLFLGQYPSLEFAGESGDLETTIKLSAQPGVGLVLIEWEILGPNQKDSIAKIKVTGNPAVLVLGCCLQRSLPIDAGADFYISKTDKPDRLASIIHQIQSQARQ; this is encoded by the coding sequence ATGCATTTTGTGATCGCTGACCGGCAGCATAGCACCAGGTCCGCATTGAAACTTTTTCTCGGACAATACCCCTCGCTGGAATTTGCCGGCGAATCGGGAGACCTTGAAACGACTATCAAACTCTCCGCCCAGCCAGGTGTCGGTTTGGTCCTGATCGAATGGGAAATACTGGGCCCCAACCAGAAGGACAGCATCGCTAAAATTAAGGTTACCGGGAATCCGGCGGTGTTGGTTCTTGGCTGTTGCCTGCAGCGCAGCCTGCCGATCGATGCCGGCGCCGATTTCTATATTTCCAAGACGGATAAGCCGGACCGGCTGGCCTCCATCATCCACCAGATTCAATCACAAGCCAGGCAATAG
- the rsmG gene encoding 16S rRNA (guanine(527)-N(7))-methyltransferase RsmG, whose product MNLSILKQGASRLGIELSEGQLEQFERYFQLLAEWNSRINLTSVIEYEAVQSIHFLDSLSIAAAGISLNGRRVIDVGTGAGFPGVPLKIAFPEIELTLLEATGKKAAFLTETAAQLQLKNVAIINARAEDAACQPEHRERYDLVVARALAPLNVLCELCLPFCALNGRFVAWKKGDITAETDAAGLALRILGGDLRQIVEIDAQILGGERKLIVAAKSSLTPPEYPRRSGLPAKKPLC is encoded by the coding sequence ATGAATCTGTCCATTCTTAAACAGGGCGCTTCCAGGCTTGGCATCGAGCTGAGTGAAGGCCAACTGGAACAATTCGAAAGATATTTTCAACTGCTGGCGGAATGGAACAGCCGGATCAACCTTACCAGCGTGATCGAATATGAAGCCGTCCAATCCATCCATTTCTTGGATTCCCTTTCGATTGCGGCTGCAGGCATCAGCCTCAACGGCCGGCGGGTCATCGATGTCGGCACGGGAGCAGGCTTCCCGGGCGTTCCTTTGAAGATTGCTTTCCCAGAGATTGAGCTAACCCTGCTCGAAGCGACCGGGAAGAAAGCCGCTTTCCTGACCGAGACCGCGGCGCAGCTTCAACTCAAGAACGTGGCGATAATAAACGCCCGGGCTGAAGACGCGGCCTGTCAGCCCGAACACCGTGAGCGCTATGACCTGGTAGTCGCCAGAGCGCTGGCTCCGCTGAATGTTCTATGCGAATTATGCCTGCCCTTCTGCGCCCTGAACGGCCGCTTTGTAGCCTGGAAGAAGGGGGATATCACCGCAGAAACCGATGCCGCCGGCCTTGCTCTCCGTATATTAGGGGGTGATTTGCGCCAGATTGTCGAAATCGACGCGCAAATTCTGGGCGGAGAACGCAAACTCATTGTCGCGGCAAAATCCTCGCTCACGCCTCCTGAATATCCCCGCCGCAGCGGTTTGCCGGCGAAGAAACCCTTATGCTGA
- the thiC gene encoding phosphomethylpyrimidine synthase ThiC: protein MTTQLSCARDGVITPQMAAVAVAENVTAEHIRESIASGVTVIPANNGHANLQPRGIGRGLRTKVNANIGTSPDCADVQIELDKLAAALQAGADAVMDLSTGGDLTAIRRAILNRCPVPLGTVPIYEAGVRARAEHGSIIELTPEGLFDVIRGHAAEGVDFITVHCGVTSGVIQRLKSQGRVTDIVSRGGALMAGWMVYHNRENPLYEQFDRLLEIALEHDVTISLGDGLRPGCLADATDRAQIEELLVLGELVDRARQAGVQVMVEGPGHVPLNRIQANMELQKSVCRGAPFYVLGPLVTDIAPGYDHITSAIGGALAAMYGADFLCYVTPAEHLSLPEPEDVRQGVIASRIAAHAADIARGLPGAADWDLKMARARKNLDWESQANLSIDPELSRRRHAARQTSGAACTMCGEFCAMEMAEKYLGIQTARCE from the coding sequence ATGACAACACAACTATCGTGCGCCCGGGACGGCGTTATTACCCCTCAAATGGCGGCAGTCGCCGTCGCGGAAAATGTTACTGCTGAGCATATCAGGGAAAGCATCGCCTCCGGCGTTACGGTCATCCCGGCTAACAACGGGCATGCCAACCTGCAGCCGCGCGGGATCGGCCGGGGTCTGCGAACCAAAGTCAACGCCAACATCGGCACTTCCCCTGATTGCGCCGACGTTCAAATAGAGCTGGACAAGCTGGCCGCGGCGCTTCAGGCCGGCGCCGACGCTGTTATGGATCTTTCGACCGGCGGCGATTTGACCGCCATCCGCCGTGCCATTCTTAACCGCTGCCCGGTTCCGCTGGGCACCGTGCCGATTTATGAAGCCGGTGTCCGAGCCCGGGCGGAGCACGGTTCAATCATCGAGTTGACCCCTGAGGGCCTGTTCGATGTCATCCGCGGCCATGCTGCGGAAGGCGTGGACTTCATTACCGTACACTGCGGCGTCACTTCAGGGGTGATTCAGAGGTTAAAATCCCAGGGCAGGGTGACCGATATCGTTTCGCGGGGCGGCGCATTGATGGCCGGTTGGATGGTCTATCATAACCGAGAAAACCCGCTGTATGAGCAATTCGATCGTTTGCTTGAAATCGCTCTGGAGCATGACGTCACCATTTCTTTGGGCGACGGGCTGAGGCCTGGCTGCCTGGCCGACGCCACCGACCGCGCTCAGATTGAAGAACTGCTTGTTCTTGGTGAACTGGTCGATCGTGCCAGGCAGGCCGGCGTCCAGGTTATGGTTGAAGGTCCCGGTCACGTCCCGCTGAACCGCATTCAGGCTAATATGGAGCTGCAGAAGTCAGTGTGCCGCGGCGCCCCGTTTTATGTCCTCGGGCCGCTGGTGACCGACATCGCGCCGGGATATGATCACATTACCTCAGCCATCGGCGGCGCGCTGGCTGCGATGTATGGGGCCGACTTTTTATGCTATGTCACTCCGGCTGAGCACCTCTCGCTGCCGGAACCGGAAGACGTGCGACAGGGGGTTATCGCCTCTCGTATCGCCGCCCATGCCGCCGACATCGCTCGGGGTCTCCCCGGCGCCGCAGACTGGGATCTTAAGATGGCCCGGGCGCGCAAGAACCTCGACTGGGAATCCCAGGCTAATCTTTCGATTGATCCCGAGTTATCGCGCCGGCGGCACGCGGCTCGACAAACCTCCGGAGCCGCCTGCACCATGTGCGGTGAATTTTGCGCCATGGAAATGGCGGAAAAATACCTCGGCATTCAGACCGCCCGATGCGAATAG